One window of Cygnus atratus isolate AKBS03 ecotype Queensland, Australia chromosome 29, CAtr_DNAZoo_HiC_assembly, whole genome shotgun sequence genomic DNA carries:
- the EIF4B gene encoding LOW QUALITY PROTEIN: eukaryotic translation initiation factor 4B (The sequence of the model RefSeq protein was modified relative to this genomic sequence to represent the inferred CDS: deleted 1 base in 1 codon), producing MAASAKKKNKKGKTLTLTDFLAEDGGAGGGPTYIPKPVSWADETDDLEGDVSTAWHSNEDDVYRAPPIDRSILPTAPRAAREPNIDRSRLPKCPPYTAFLGNLPYDVTEESIKDFFRGLNISAVRLPREPTNPERLKGFGYAEFEDIDSLFQALSLNEESLGNRRIRVDVADQAQDKDRDDRCFGRDRDRFRDSERFESDWRARPAATDSFDDYPPRRGDDGFGDRYRDRYDDRYRDGPRRDMDRGFGGRDRYDDRSRDYDRGYDSRIGSGRRAFGSGYRRDDDYRGGSDRYDDRYDRRDDRMDRWNSRDDYGRDDFRRDDRGPTQRPKLNLKPRSAPKEEEASVAPAPQSSRAASIFGGAKPVDTAAREREVEERLQKEQEKLQRQLEDDKRIDRRPRERHPSWRSEENQNQERSRTGSESSQSGPPGPTAGTGPTGRTTRRRESEKSLENEPLAREDEVPSPPTRPQEEKQPLKAMPAPPPKENAWVKRSANPPARPPGSDSEQHSPPSSQTAPGLPLEDGVAPRSAPRKGDESKADGARESGPKARSGSSGRGPGDTERKESRKDHDVRPAPEPKKLDESPASQFSHASKYAALSVDGEDDGEDEESAE from the exons ATGGCGGCCTCAG ccaagaagaagaacaagaagggCAAGACCCTGACCCTCACCGACTTCCTGGCCGaggacggcggc gcggggggggggcccacCTACATCCCCAAACCCGTCAGCTGGGCCGACGAGACCGACGACCTGGAGGGGGACG TGTCCACGGCGTGGCACAGCAACGAGGACGACGTGTACCGGGCACCCCCCATCGACCGCTCCATCCTGCCCACCGCCCCCCGCGCCGCGCGGGAGCCCAACATCGACAGGAGCCGCCTGCCCAAGTGCCCCCCGTACACGgccttcctgggcaacctgcccTACGACGTGACCGAGGAGTCCATCAAGGACTTCTTCCGAGGCCTCAAC ATCAGCGCCGTGCGCCTGCCGCGGGAGCCGACCAACCCCGAGAGGTTGAAAGGGTTTGGCTACGCCGAGTTCGAGGACATCGACTCCTTGTTCCAGGCGCTGAGCCTCAATGAAGAG TCCCTAGGGAACAGAAGGATACGCGTGGACGTCGCTGATCAGGCTCAGGATAAAG atCGCGACGACCGCTGCTTCGGCAGGGACCGTGACCGCTTCCGCGACTCGGAGAGGTTCGAGAGCGACTGGAGGGCCCGGCCCGCCGCCACCGACAGCTTCGACGACTACCCGCCGCGCCGGGGCGACGACGGCTTCGGCGACA GGTATCGGGATCGCTACGATGATCGGTATCGCGACGGCCCGCGCAGGGACATGGACCGCGGCTTCGGGGGCCGGGACCGCTACGATGACCGCAGCAGGGATTACGACCGAG GCTACGACTCGCGGATAGGCAGCGGCAGGAGGGCCTTCGGCAGCGGCTACCGCCGGGACGACGACTACCGGGGCGGCAGCGACCGCTACGACGACCGATACGACCGCCGCGACGACCGCATGGACAGGTGGAACTCGCGGGACGATTACGGCCGCGACGACTTCCGCCGCGACGACCGAG GTCCCACCCAGCGGCCGAAGCTGAACCTGAAGCCGCGCAGCGCGcccaaggaggaggaggcgtCGGTGGCCCCCGCGCCGCAGTCCAGCCGGGCGGCCTCCATCTTCGGGGGGGCCAAGCCGGTGGACACGGCCGCCCGCGAGCGCGAGGTGGAGGAGCggctgcagaaggagcaggagaagctgcagcGGCAGCTGGAGGACGACAAGCGGATAGACAGGCGGCCCCGGGAGAG gcaccCCAGCTGGCGCAGCGAGGAGAACCAGAACCAGGAGCGGTCGCGGACGGGGAGCGAGTCCTCGCAGagcggcccccccggccccaccgcAGGCACCGGCCCCACGGGCAGGA CCACGCGGCGGAGGGAGAGCGAGAAGTCCCTGGAGAACGAGCCGCTCGCCAGGGAGGACGAGGTGCCCTCGCCCCCCACCCGGCcccaggaggagaagcagccccTCAAGGCCATGCCTGCACCCCCCCCCAAGGAGAACGCCTGGGTGAAGCGCAGCGCCAACCCCCCCGCACGCCCCCCCGGCTCGGATTCAGAGCAGCACTCCCCCCCTAG CAGCCAGACGGCGCCCGGCCTGCCCCTGGAGGACGGCGTGGCCCCGAGGAGCGCCCCTAGGAAAG gagaCGAGAGCAAGGCGGACGGCGCCCGGGAGAGCGGCCCCAAGGCGCGGAGCGGCAGCTCCGGCCGCGGCCCAGGAGACACCGAGCG gaaggagagcaggaaggaTCACGACGTGAGACCTGCGCCTGAGCCAAAGAAACTCGACGAGAGCCCGGCCTCC CAGTTCAGCCACGCCAGCAAGTACGCGGCGCTGTCGGTGGACGGCGAGGACGACGGCGAGGACGAGGAGAGCGCCGAATGA